GTTTTGTTGGATAGGAGTCGAACGTATGATATCAAGTGAATTTTGTTTTGCAAGTTCGAGTTGTTGCATATCAAATATACTCGAACCTATATACCAATCGTAAAAACCCAAATCTTTAACATATATGGTTTTTACGCCTCCGCCTTTATAATAGTTTGTCTTAATAAAACCTTCTTTATTCTTTTTTACTTTTGTAATCTCTTCAAGAACAATAGCTCTTCCGTCTGAGTCGCTGTAGTTCATTATATTTTTATTTTCAAATTCTCGTGAACCACTCAATACGCTTTTACCGTTAAAAGACGTAATAAAAATATAATTTTTTTTCTCATTAAAGTACATCTTTGATAGTGCATCTTTAATACGGTTTTTTATATCTTTCTCAGAGTTTGTTTTTCTATATTTTTCATATATGTGTTTTGCACTCTCGTATGCTAAATCTACTCTGGTTTTTAGCTCTTTTTTTATTGAAGAATCTATAGTATCGCTTTTATATTTAAACAAAGAATCTAGCTGGCTTACCCATACTTCACTCTCATTCTTTTTATTTGTAATATATTCACTTATGGAGTTTTTTCTGGCTTGTTCAAAATACTCTTCGACTTTATCTATATAAAATGTCCCTATAAAAAAACTAACTACCAATACCAAAGACATTGGGATGACTATTATAAGATTCGGGATTAGTTTAGTCTTGTCGAAAAAATTATACTTTTTACTCATCTTCTTCACTTTTTACATTTAATGCTTTTTTTGGTTTTAAGCCAAGTTCTACTACGTTTTTAGCACGTCTAATAACATTTCCGCGTCCACTTTTTAGTCTTTTCATAGCAGTATCGTAACTCTCTTTTGTTTTATCTATCTGTAAACCGATTTTTTGCATCTCCTCTACAAAACCTACAAGTTTATCATACATTGCTTCAGCTTCTAATGCTATTTTTTTAGCATTGTCTTCTTGTCTTTGTGTACGCCAAATATGCTCAATCGTGCGAAGCGTAACCATAAGAGTTGAGGGTGAAACAACAAGTATATTGCTCTCATATGCACGCTTAAAAAACTCTCCGTCTTGTTCAAGTGCCAGTAAAAAAGCTCCCTCTATAGGCATAAATAAAAGTACATAATCAAGTGTATTTATACCTTCTAGTTTATCATATTGTTTTGAACTGAGCTCTTTGATATGCTTAGAGATTGATGTTATGTGCTCTTTTAAAGCAATATTTTTCATCTCTTGATTTTCTTCACTTACAAAACGCTCATATGCATTTAATGAAACTTTTGAATCAACTACAATATCACGCTCACCGGGCATATGTATAACTACATCGGGCAAATATCTATCTCCCGCGTCACTTTTAAGATGCATCTGAAGTTCATACTCGCTACCCTCTCTAAGTCCGGATTCTTCAAGTATTCTCTCAAGAACTATTTCACCCCAATTACCCTGAGTTTTATTTTTACCTTTAAGTGCATTTGTAAGATTTAGTGCATCTTGACTTAATTGTTCGTTCATAAGTTTTAAGCGTCTGAGTTCATCTTTTAAAAGATGCCTGTCTTTTATCTCTTCATTAAACTGTTCTTGACTTAACTTCGAGAAGTTGCTTATCTGTTCACGAAAAGGTTTTAACATCATCTCAAATTGTTTTTGATGAGCCGTGTCAAAACTTTTTGTTTTATCTTCAAATATCTTATTTGCCAGAAGTTTAAACTCGTTGGAGAGTTCATCTTTCGCAGATTGAAGCACATCCAATTTCTCTTGTGAAGTTTTTATTTCCTGTTCATACTTAGTTTTTAAAACAGCATAATTCAGCTCAATATTTTTAAGTGAAGTATTTTGTTTTAAAAACAAATATATAAGAACGACAATAACTGCTATGGAGATTAAAAAAAGTATAAAATATATTTCCAAAAAACTTCCTGTTTGTTTTGTATCAATATTATACAATCTAATATTTAATTTTGTATATTATGCTAAAATATCATCCATGATAGAATGGAACGAAGGTCTTAACTTAGGGATTAAAACACTCGATAACGACCATAAACAACTTTTACACATTGTCTCAAAATTATCAAAAGCTATAGATGCCAACGAAACAATCGATGTCATTGAAAATATCTTCAACGAACTTGAGGATTGTACAGACAAACATTTTAAAAAAGAAGAAGATTATTTAAAAGATTGCAATTGTAGAGATTTAGACAAACATATACTTCATCATAGAGATTTTTCTCAAAGACTCTCACAACTAAAAATGCAAACTTTATCTTTACCTGCGGAATCCATATCTCACGATATAACGATTTATCTTACGGAATGGATTTTAAATCATGTGATTGAAGAAGATATTCCTTCTATTACGTTTTTTAAACAATGCGGTTTGACACTTGAAGCAGAAAAGTCGAGCAAAACTCTTCTTCAAAGGTTGATTAAAGCCACTACCGACAGATTTAGTTTTACAAAACGAATCTTCTTATCGGCAATAATTCCTCTCTCAGGGATGCTCCTTTTTGGAACTATTATTATATTTGTAAATTTTAACGAGTTTTTAAACATGAAAAATACATCTAAGGTTACACATATAACTTCAGATGTAAGTGAATTGGTTCACAACCTTCAAATCGAGAGAGGTTTAAACAGCGGATACCTCACATCGACAGATAATAAATTTAAAGATAGACTAACCAATCAAAGAAAATTAGTTGACAATGCCGTTCTAAAAATAACAAAAAAAATAAAAAATATCCATATAAATAATCTCAAAACTATTAAACCGCATATAGATACTCTAAAGAAAGATATCTTATCACTTAAAGAGATTCGTCAAAAAATAAATAATAAAACGATATCTCAAATCGATGGAATAAATATATATTCTCAAATAATAAAAAATATTTTAAATATAACCCCAAAAATAGCAACCCTAAACCTAAACAATAATTTATCTTCTTCTATTAAAACCCTTGCCTCTATTCAACAATTTAAAGAAGCGTTGGGACAAGAAAGAGCATATGGTACGACCATAATAGAAAAAAAAGATTTAACTATGAAAGAATATACCTCTTTTGCTAAACTTTTGGGTGTACAAAAAGCTTCTTTAATTACTTTTGGTTACACGGCTTCTAGTGAACAAAAAAACATCCTTGACTCTCTGATAAACTCAAATTCGGCAAAAAGAGTCGAGTTTTATGAGCAAAAAATAAAAGAACAAAGTTTTGATACAATCGATTCGGAAAATTGGTTTAAAGCAATTACAAAGTATATAAATGAGATAAAAGTTTTTGAAGATACGCTTTTAACAGAAGTAAAAACATTAATATCCGATAACATAGATTCAACCATAAGAAACTTTCTTTTATGGTTGGTGTTTAACACAAGTATATTGGCAATAAATCTTTTTATACTTTATACATTTAAAAAGAGTACGGTAGTTCAGATAGATGAACTAACAAATGCAATGAAAGATTTAGCAACCGGAGGAAGGGCTTTTATACTTTCTCCTATAAACATGAACAGAGACGAAATAGCTTATATGTACGATGCATATGAAACAACAAGACAAAAACTCTTAAAAGGCGATATGTACACACAGTTATATGAGAGTAAAAATGAGATTGAATTAAAAAAGAGAGAAAAAGAAAATAAAAAACTTGAAAAAATAGCATTTACCGATTCTTTAACGGGGACTCTAAACCGTCGTAAATTTGAAAAAGTAGCTCGACAAGAAATAGAGCGTTCAAACAGGTATAACTCCAAACTTAGTTTTTTAATGATAGATATTGACCATTTTAAACGTGTAAATGATACCTACGGGCACGCCGTGGGTGATGAAGTGATAAAACATTTTGCTTCTGCTTGTATGAAAATGCTTAGAAATATAGATGTCGTAGCGAGAATAGGAGGTGAAGAATTTGTTGTAATGCTTCCTGAAACTACAGTTGAAGGTGCATATAAATTTGCGGAGAGATTTCGCAAACAAATATATGCATCTGAGTTAAATATAAATGAAAAAAGTATAAGATTCAGTATAAGTATAGGTGTATCAACTTTAAATAAAAATGAAGATTTAAAAACTGTTTTACAAAAAGCAGACAAAGCTCTATATAGAGCAAAAGAATCGGGAAGAAACCGTAGTGTTATAAATAAATAGAATTTTTTACACAATATATACTTAAAATATTTGCAAGCTAGCAGCACTTCAACTTAAACTTGGTTTAATTTAGATACAATTCCAAACAAATTTTTTCTAGGGGGACGGTGTTAGTCCATAGATTAAGAAGCTTATATTTATTAAGCTCACTTGCGTCATCCCCTTAATACAAAGGTAAATGATGCAAGATAATGCACAAAACGAAACAATTGAACAAGAAGTTCAACCAACATTAACTTTCCAAGACTTAGGTCTTAAAAAACAGATTTTAAACTCTGTAAAAAAAGCGGGCTTCACTGTTCCAAGCCCAATTCAAGCTCAGGCAATTCCTGTTGTACTGAGTGGACGCGACATGGTCGGTCAAGCACATACAGGTACTGGAAAAACTGCAGCTTTTGGACTTCCTGCTCTTAACAATATGAAAAGAGATAACGGCGTAGAAGTTCTAGTTATCACACCTACACGTGAACTTGCAACTCAGGTAAGTGACGAGTTATTTAAATACGGTAAGGATTTAGGCGTTAGAACTACTACTATATACGGTGGAAGCTCGTACAAACGTCAACTTGACCTTATCAAACGCGGTGCAGGAATCGTTGTTGCGACACCGGGACGTTTATTAGATATTTTAAAACGTGATATGCTAGAAGATTTTGCACCAAGCATGGTAATTTTAGATGAAGCTGATGAGATGCTTGACATGGGATTTTTAGATGATATTAACGAAATTTTTTCTTATCTTCCGACAAATCGTCAAACTCTACTTTTCTCGGCTACTATGCCTAAGCCTATTAAACTTTTAGCCGAGCGTATTTTAGAAAATCCGGAATTTATCTCTATAACAAAAGGCGAAACTACTAATGCCGATATCTCCCAAGAGTATTACGTAATAGACGAGAGTGAACGTGACGATGCAATCATACGTCTAATGGATGCCGAAAATACAGGAAAAAGCGTAGTATTTTGCCGTACGAAAAGTGAAGTTGACAGACTTAGTAATGTTCTAAGCAATGCAGGATATTTAGCAAACGGTCTTCACGGAGATATGGAACAGCGTCAACGCGAAACGGTAATAAGCGGTTTTAAAAAGAACTCTGTAAAGGTTTTAGTAGCAACAGACGTAGCAGCTCGCGGAATACATGTAAATAACATTACCCATGTTTTTAACTATCATATCCCTTTTGATCCTGAATCTTACGTACACAGAATCGGTCGTACAGGTCGTGCAGGTACAAAAGGTAAAGCTATCACACTTTTAACTCCTCATGAGTTTAAAGAACTTCAAAAAATTAAAAAGAAAGTCGGAACTACCATGGAACATGCTTATGTTCCAAGTAAAAATGATTTAAAAGAAAACTCATTAAAAACTATGGTCAAAACAATAGAAGAACATAAAATTTATGATGAAGCCCATAAAGTGTTAGATATGTTAAAACAAGATATTGATGAAGAAACTATTATGTACAAACTAGTATCTATGCTTTTAGATAAACAAAGCGTAAAAGGTCCTGCAGATATTGGTATTCCTGCTGAGAAACTGACTAAAATACTAGAGAGACTTGAAAAACAAGGCGATAGAAACGGTTCTACCCGTGGACGTTCTCGTGGGCATGGAAATTACCGAGGGCGTAGTTCAAACAGAAACTCAAGTCGTACACGCCGTGGAAATAATAACGGCGGACGTAATAAATACAAAGACTACAATAAAAAATAGTATGTGTACCTTTTGCCATACGCTCTGCAAATGGCAAATATGCTATAATTTTTTTAAATAGCTATAAACAAAAGGCAATGAAATGCATACTATAATTTATGAAGATAAAGATTTATACGTACAAAAAGAAGAGAGTGAAATTCCTTGGCTTAAAATTTTCACAAAAGAACCGTATAAAGAACTTGGCGACGTACCTCCAAAACTTAGAAAACATCTTTGGGATGTGTACGATATAATAGAGTTTCATATGAAGTTTTATTATAAACCCGAAAAAATCAATATGGCTTCTTTTGCAAACAAGTTACCTCAAGTGCATATCCATGTAATGGCTAGATTTAAAGAGGATAGTTGGTTTCCAAATAATGTCTGGGAAGAAAAACTAAGAGAGTCAAATCTAAACCTTCCTAATGAAGAAAAGTTTTTTAAAGAACTTCATATAGCCCTAACCGATCAGCAAAAAAATCTTATTACCCAAGATAGACGCGATCCCAATAGGGAAAGAAGACGTAATATTAAAGATAGAAGAAAATCTTAATTATTTTAACGGTGAAAAAGGTACAAGGGCAGAACCCCAAGTAAGCCCGCCACCAAATGCATCTAAAAGCATTAATTCACCTTTTTGCAATCTTTTACTTTCATAAATATCATTAATAGCCATAGGGATAGATGCACCTGAAGTATTTCCGTATTTTGCAACGGTTAATACTACTTGTTCATCTTTTAGCTTTAGTGCATCTCCAACAGCTTTTATAATTCTGTAATTTGCTTGATGCGGTACAAAGTGTTTTATCTCATCACTATGGATATCATTCTCTTTTAGTATATCTATAACATCTTTTGTAAGTGTACGAACGGCAATTTTATATGTTTCATTACCTTTCATCTGCATATAGCAGCCTGCAACTTCCTGCTCTAAAGAATCATGAGCTGAACCGCTTCCTCCGTTTGGAGTCATAAGTAAATCTGCGTAACTACCGTCTGAACCCGTATGTATATCTATAATAGCTTCTTCTTTGTTATCAGTTGCAGATATTACCGCAGCACCCGCACCGTCACCAAAAAGTATACATGTACCGCGATCCGTAAAATCGGTAATTGCAGATAATTTTTCCGCACCTATTATTAGTACGTTTTTTTTCATACCCGATTCGATAAAAGCTTTTGCTATTGATAAAACATAAACAAAACCCGTACACGCAGCTGAAATATCAAATGCTTGAACATTAGGAAGACCCAGTTTTTGAGAAATAATAGTTGCAGTTGAAGGCATACAAAAATAATCAGGTGAGATTGTAGCACATACAATCATATCTATATCTTCTTTTGCTATACCGCTTCGCTCAATAGCTTGTTCTGCGGCTTTAACACCCATATCCGAAGTAAACTCATTATCATCGGCAATATGACGCTCTTTTATACCTGTACGTTTGGTAATCCACTCATCAGAAGTATCTACCATTTTTGATAAATCTTCATTTGTAAGAATTTTTTTCGGTACGTAAGCTCC
The genomic region above belongs to Sulfurimonas lithotrophica and contains:
- a CDS encoding DNA recombination protein RmuC, producing MEIYFILFLISIAVIVVLIYLFLKQNTSLKNIELNYAVLKTKYEQEIKTSQEKLDVLQSAKDELSNEFKLLANKIFEDKTKSFDTAHQKQFEMMLKPFREQISNFSKLSQEQFNEEIKDRHLLKDELRRLKLMNEQLSQDALNLTNALKGKNKTQGNWGEIVLERILEESGLREGSEYELQMHLKSDAGDRYLPDVVIHMPGERDIVVDSKVSLNAYERFVSEENQEMKNIALKEHITSISKHIKELSSKQYDKLEGINTLDYVLLFMPIEGAFLLALEQDGEFFKRAYESNILVVSPSTLMVTLRTIEHIWRTQRQEDNAKKIALEAEAMYDKLVGFVEEMQKIGLQIDKTKESYDTAMKRLKSGRGNVIRRAKNVVELGLKPKKALNVKSEEDE
- a CDS encoding diguanylate cyclase, with the translated sequence MIEWNEGLNLGIKTLDNDHKQLLHIVSKLSKAIDANETIDVIENIFNELEDCTDKHFKKEEDYLKDCNCRDLDKHILHHRDFSQRLSQLKMQTLSLPAESISHDITIYLTEWILNHVIEEDIPSITFFKQCGLTLEAEKSSKTLLQRLIKATTDRFSFTKRIFLSAIIPLSGMLLFGTIIIFVNFNEFLNMKNTSKVTHITSDVSELVHNLQIERGLNSGYLTSTDNKFKDRLTNQRKLVDNAVLKITKKIKNIHINNLKTIKPHIDTLKKDILSLKEIRQKINNKTISQIDGINIYSQIIKNILNITPKIATLNLNNNLSSSIKTLASIQQFKEALGQERAYGTTIIEKKDLTMKEYTSFAKLLGVQKASLITFGYTASSEQKNILDSLINSNSAKRVEFYEQKIKEQSFDTIDSENWFKAITKYINEIKVFEDTLLTEVKTLISDNIDSTIRNFLLWLVFNTSILAINLFILYTFKKSTVVQIDELTNAMKDLATGGRAFILSPINMNRDEIAYMYDAYETTRQKLLKGDMYTQLYESKNEIELKKREKENKKLEKIAFTDSLTGTLNRRKFEKVARQEIERSNRYNSKLSFLMIDIDHFKRVNDTYGHAVGDEVIKHFASACMKMLRNIDVVARIGGEEFVVMLPETTVEGAYKFAERFRKQIYASELNINEKSIRFSISIGVSTLNKNEDLKTVLQKADKALYRAKESGRNRSVINK
- a CDS encoding DEAD/DEAH box helicase — protein: MQDNAQNETIEQEVQPTLTFQDLGLKKQILNSVKKAGFTVPSPIQAQAIPVVLSGRDMVGQAHTGTGKTAAFGLPALNNMKRDNGVEVLVITPTRELATQVSDELFKYGKDLGVRTTTIYGGSSYKRQLDLIKRGAGIVVATPGRLLDILKRDMLEDFAPSMVILDEADEMLDMGFLDDINEIFSYLPTNRQTLLFSATMPKPIKLLAERILENPEFISITKGETTNADISQEYYVIDESERDDAIIRLMDAENTGKSVVFCRTKSEVDRLSNVLSNAGYLANGLHGDMEQRQRETVISGFKKNSVKVLVATDVAARGIHVNNITHVFNYHIPFDPESYVHRIGRTGRAGTKGKAITLLTPHEFKELQKIKKKVGTTMEHAYVPSKNDLKENSLKTMVKTIEEHKIYDEAHKVLDMLKQDIDEETIMYKLVSMLLDKQSVKGPADIGIPAEKLTKILERLEKQGDRNGSTRGRSRGHGNYRGRSSNRNSSRTRRGNNNGGRNKYKDYNKK
- a CDS encoding HIT family protein, which codes for MHTIIYEDKDLYVQKEESEIPWLKIFTKEPYKELGDVPPKLRKHLWDVYDIIEFHMKFYYKPEKINMASFANKLPQVHIHVMARFKEDSWFPNNVWEEKLRESNLNLPNEEKFFKELHIALTDQQKNLITQDRRDPNRERRRNIKDRRKS
- a CDS encoding beta-ketoacyl-ACP synthase III; the encoded protein is MAYAAFRSIGAYVPKKILTNEDLSKMVDTSDEWITKRTGIKERHIADDNEFTSDMGVKAAEQAIERSGIAKEDIDMIVCATISPDYFCMPSTATIISQKLGLPNVQAFDISAACTGFVYVLSIAKAFIESGMKKNVLIIGAEKLSAITDFTDRGTCILFGDGAGAAVISATDNKEEAIIDIHTGSDGSYADLLMTPNGGSGSAHDSLEQEVAGCYMQMKGNETYKIAVRTLTKDVIDILKENDIHSDEIKHFVPHQANYRIIKAVGDALKLKDEQVVLTVAKYGNTSGASIPMAINDIYESKRLQKGELMLLDAFGGGLTWGSALVPFSPLK